In Aphanothece sacrum FPU1, a single genomic region encodes these proteins:
- a CDS encoding helix-turn-helix domain-containing protein has protein sequence MRIAYQYRLRPTPEQTARFDSWLRLLRWQYNYRLAERFNWWERNRCDVNSCPDCQLTIDRDFNAAINIKYRAVGHSVLKANPRIRIDRWSW, from the coding sequence ATGAGAATAGCATATCAGTACCGACTACGCCCAACTCCTGAACAAACTGCCAGATTTGACAGTTGGCTTCGCCTTTTAAGGTGGCAGTACAACTATCGCCTGGCAGAACGTTTTAATTGGTGGGAACGTAATCGCTGTGATGTTAATTCTTGTCCTGATTGTCAATTAACAATTGATCGGGATTTTAATGCAGCTATCAACATCAAATATAGAGCGGTAGGGCATTCCGTTCTTAAAGCGAACCCTCGTATCCGAATCGATAGATGGAGTTGGTAA
- a CDS encoding chromate transporter: MPQETEQNFPNLEYVAYAQLNSQQKKQRLKELVLVFSQLGLIAFGGPVAHIAMMEDEIVKNRQWITREKMLDLLGITHLIPGPNSTELAIHIGYERAGWRGLIIAGFFFILPAFLLVWLLAIIYVRYQSIPQVEGLLYGIKPVIIVIVLQALWKLGRKAIKDISTGITCIIIIGAFGLGINEVLLLILAGLGVMIIKNWGKSGIISSFLLPFSYLATKVNYTPEFSANWWRIFLFFLKVGSVLYGSGYVLLAFLQKDLVERTGWLQEQQLLDAIAIGQITPGPVFTTATFIGYLLAGNAGAIAGTVGIFLPAFILVGIINPWVNKLRQSPWTSGFLDGVNPASLGLMVVVTYTLGYATLIDSLTIILAVFSALGLFYFQVNSVWLILAGGVVGLLWQWFG, encoded by the coding sequence ATGCCTCAAGAAACTGAACAAAATTTTCCCAATCTTGAATATGTTGCTTATGCTCAACTAAATTCTCAACAAAAAAAACAACGGTTAAAAGAACTTGTTTTAGTGTTTAGTCAATTAGGATTAATTGCTTTTGGAGGCCCGGTTGCTCATATTGCAATGATGGAAGATGAAATCGTTAAAAATCGTCAGTGGATAACCCGTGAAAAAATGTTAGACTTATTAGGAATAACTCACCTAATTCCTGGGCCAAATTCCACAGAATTAGCTATTCATATTGGCTATGAAAGGGCGGGTTGGCGAGGTCTAATTATTGCGGGATTCTTCTTTATTTTACCAGCATTTTTATTAGTTTGGTTACTGGCAATTATCTATGTACGCTATCAGAGTATCCCCCAAGTTGAAGGGTTACTTTATGGAATTAAACCTGTCATTATTGTGATTGTTCTCCAAGCTTTATGGAAATTAGGACGTAAAGCAATTAAAGATATTTCAACAGGGATTACTTGTATAATTATTATTGGGGCATTTGGGTTAGGAATTAATGAAGTTTTGCTTTTAATATTAGCTGGTTTAGGTGTAATGATTATCAAAAATTGGGGAAAATCTGGAATAATTAGTTCTTTTTTATTACCTTTTTCTTATCTTGCCACAAAAGTTAATTATACTCCAGAATTTTCTGCAAATTGGTGGCGAATTTTCCTGTTTTTTCTCAAAGTAGGATCAGTTTTATATGGCAGTGGTTATGTTTTATTAGCGTTTTTACAAAAAGACTTAGTAGAACGCACAGGATGGTTACAAGAACAACAGTTACTAGATGCTATTGCTATTGGCCAAATAACTCCTGGCCCTGTTTTTACAACTGCTACATTTATCGGTTATTTATTAGCAGGAAATGCCGGGGCGATCGCGGGAACTGTTGGTATTTTTCTACCTGCTTTTATTTTAGTAGGAATCATTAATCCTTGGGTAAATAAATTGCGTCAATCTCCTTGGACAAGTGGGTTTTTAGATGGGGTTAATCCTGCTTCTTTGGGATTAATGGTCGTTGTTACTTATACCCTTGGATACGCAACACTTATTGATAGTTTAACCATCATTTTAGCTGTATTCAGTGCCTTGGGATTATTCTATTTTCAGGTTAATTCTGTTTGGCTAATTTTGGCTGGGGGAGTAGTAGGTTTACTGTGGCAATGGTTCGGATAG
- a CDS encoding ABC transporter ATP-binding protein, with amino-acid sequence MTNPVILQLDQIIKQFAHHPVPAVNQVSLTLTQGEILGLLGPSGCGKTTLLRIIAGFENPSSGTVELAGQIIAGSRCWLPPEQRNTGMVFQDYALFPHLTIAENIAFGLKSKKERFSKFDIKQRIAEVLTLVGLSGLEKRYPHELSGGQQQRVALARALAPQPALILLDEPLSNLDVQVRLRLRHEIRHILKATGISAIFVTHDQEEALAICDKIAVMSQGKVEQLGTPEDIYTRPTSRFVAEFVTQANFIPAQRRGKIWTTEIGQWEISAASGVNSCPEGDLMVRQEDICLKPDENAEVIISDRQFLGREYRYCLRTPSGSQLHARTTLSTQLPIGTRVKLAIAPHAPQIFP; translated from the coding sequence ATGACCAATCCTGTCATTCTTCAGCTTGATCAAATTATCAAACAATTTGCTCATCATCCTGTTCCGGCCGTTAACCAAGTCAGTTTAACCCTAACCCAAGGAGAAATTTTAGGGTTACTTGGCCCCTCTGGCTGTGGTAAAACTACCTTATTACGCATCATTGCCGGGTTTGAAAACCCCTCATCAGGAACGGTTGAATTAGCTGGTCAAATCATCGCAGGTTCTCGATGTTGGTTGCCTCCAGAACAACGCAATACAGGAATGGTATTTCAAGATTATGCCTTATTTCCCCATCTCACCATCGCAGAAAACATTGCTTTTGGGTTAAAGAGTAAAAAAGAACGTTTCAGTAAATTCGATATTAAACAACGCATTGCCGAAGTTTTAACCTTAGTGGGACTCTCAGGGTTAGAAAAACGCTATCCTCATGAATTATCTGGGGGTCAACAACAAAGGGTCGCTTTAGCAAGAGCTTTAGCCCCTCAACCTGCGTTAATTTTATTAGATGAACCCCTTAGTAATTTAGATGTACAAGTCCGGTTAAGATTAAGACACGAAATTCGGCATATTCTCAAAGCAACGGGTATTTCTGCCATTTTTGTCACCCATGATCAAGAAGAAGCTCTCGCTATTTGTGACAAAATTGCAGTGATGTCTCAAGGGAAGGTGGAACAACTGGGAACCCCTGAAGATATTTATACTCGTCCTACCTCCCGTTTTGTGGCAGAATTTGTCACTCAAGCTAATTTTATTCCGGCCCAACGTCGGGGTAAAATCTGGACAACCGAAATTGGTCAATGGGAAATTTCGGCCGCTTCTGGGGTTAATAGTTGTCCAGAAGGAGATTTAATGGTCAGACAAGAGGATATTTGTCTAAAACCTGATGAAAATGCTGAAGTTATTATCAGCGATCGCCAGTTTTTAGGACGAGAATACCGTTATTGTCTGAGAACCCCCTCTGGTAGTCAACTTCATGCACGGACAACCTTAAGTACCCAACTCCCCATCGGAACCAGGGTTAAATTGGCGATCGCACCTCATGCACCCCAAATTTTCCCTTAA
- the cobS gene encoding adenosylcobinamide-GDP ribazoletransferase yields MFRKILNILKHWFNSFLGALVFYTIIPLPSHWPLEFNRIACWAPMVGVGLGAILGLFDEILNYLGFPLPVRSGLIVALWLKLTGGLHLDGVVDTADGLGVTDTTRRLAVMQDSVTGAFGVMAAIVVLGLKTIALSQISSDRGLIIMIAAGWGRWGQVGAIAFYPYLKPTGKGAFHKQQIKLPEDLLWGLITLLVITGVWIAFHQQKWRLGLESVIMGCILALGIGFWFYRRLGGHTGDTYGAVVEWTEALILCSLSRDLTF; encoded by the coding sequence ATGTTCCGAAAAATTCTTAACATATTGAAACATTGGTTTAACTCTTTCCTAGGTGCGCTCGTATTTTATACTATCATTCCTCTGCCTTCACACTGGCCCCTAGAATTTAACCGTATTGCTTGCTGGGCCCCAATGGTAGGAGTTGGTTTAGGGGCAATATTAGGCTTATTTGATGAAATACTCAATTATCTGGGATTTCCCCTTCCTGTCAGGAGTGGGTTAATAGTCGCTTTGTGGTTGAAACTGACAGGAGGACTTCATCTCGATGGAGTGGTAGATACGGCCGATGGGTTAGGGGTAACAGATACAACTAGAAGATTAGCGGTGATGCAAGATAGTGTTACAGGGGCCTTTGGGGTGATGGCCGCCATTGTTGTTTTAGGCTTAAAAACCATAGCTTTGAGTCAGATATCAAGCGATCGCGGCTTAATTATCATGATAGCGGCCGGTTGGGGAAGATGGGGACAGGTAGGCGCGATCGCCTTTTATCCCTATCTTAAACCAACAGGAAAAGGAGCATTTCACAAACAACAGATAAAATTACCCGAAGATTTACTCTGGGGTTTAATCACTTTACTGGTAATAACGGGAGTTTGGATAGCATTCCATCAGCAAAAATGGCGATTAGGCCTAGAAAGTGTGATTATGGGGTGTATTCTAGCCCTGGGGATAGGATTTTGGTTTTATCGCCGTTTAGGGGGACATACAGGGGACACATACGGTGCAGTAGTAGAATGGACAGAAGCCTTGATTCTGTGTAGTTTAAGTCGTGATCTTACTTTTTAA
- a CDS encoding nitroreductase family protein, whose amino-acid sequence MEKPANTNYPIHDLIKYRWSPVAFDSRLVEPEKIGSLLEAARWAASCYNEQPWRFIIATKDQVKNYEKLLSCIVEANQVWAKNASILLISVAKLNFSHNDKPNRHAFHDVGLAMGNLTLQAQSLGLCVHQMGGFLVEKTQEIYHIPQGFAPVAAIAIGYPGNINDLDPELQQRQNSPRNRQPLDDLVFKNDWGNTYFD is encoded by the coding sequence ATGGAAAAACCGGCTAATACGAACTATCCTATCCACGATTTAATTAAATATCGTTGGAGTCCAGTCGCTTTTGATTCTCGTTTAGTTGAACCGGAAAAAATCGGCAGTTTATTAGAAGCTGCAAGATGGGCCGCTTCTTGTTATAATGAACAACCTTGGCGTTTTATTATTGCTACTAAAGATCAAGTAAAAAACTATGAAAAACTCCTTAGTTGTATCGTAGAAGCTAACCAAGTTTGGGCGAAAAATGCATCTATTTTGCTGATTTCTGTAGCTAAATTAAACTTTAGCCATAATGATAAACCTAATCGTCATGCTTTTCATGATGTAGGATTAGCAATGGGAAATCTAACCCTACAAGCACAATCTTTAGGATTATGTGTCCATCAAATGGGAGGGTTTCTCGTAGAAAAAACTCAAGAAATTTATCACATTCCCCAAGGATTTGCTCCAGTTGCCGCGATCGCTATTGGGTATCCAGGAAATATTAATGACCTAGACCCTGAGCTTCAACAAAGACAAAACTCTCCCCGAAATCGTCAACCTTTAGACGACTTGGTGTTTAAAAATGATTGGGGAAACACCTATTTTGATTAA
- a CDS encoding PPC domain-containing protein — protein sequence MIPTCRKSWSSPLFLAIVSLILGLKTLPMQAQTRFYSPIPLGTNNDISDTLTVNDIPTGEGGFARDYQVQLEAGDQVAIDLVSEEFDSVLLLLASDGSTVAENDDGPDGSTNSLLFARINENGKYIIRVRAFGETGGGKFTLKVSRLRPVKK from the coding sequence ATGATCCCCACTTGTCGTAAATCTTGGTCAAGTCCTCTTTTTTTAGCCATCGTCTCTTTGATTTTGGGACTTAAGACGTTACCCATGCAAGCACAGACACGGTTCTATTCTCCTATCCCTCTGGGAACCAATAATGATATATCAGATACCCTCACAGTCAATGATATTCCTACCGGAGAAGGAGGTTTTGCTCGTGATTATCAGGTACAACTTGAAGCAGGGGATCAAGTGGCCATTGATTTAGTCTCAGAGGAATTTGACAGTGTGTTGTTATTATTGGCCTCTGATGGTTCAACCGTAGCAGAAAATGATGACGGCCCCGATGGGTCTACTAATTCTCTGTTATTTGCTCGAATTAACGAAAATGGGAAGTATATTATTCGAGTTCGAGCTTTTGGAGAAACAGGTGGCGGTAAATTTACCTTAAAAGTGTCTCGTTTGCGTCCTGTTAAAAAGTAA
- the dnaK gene encoding molecular chaperone DnaK, producing MGKVIGIDLGTTNSCVAVLEGGKPIVIPNSEGGRTTPSIVGFGKNNQRLVGQLAKRQLVTNAENTIYSIKRFIGRRWEETQEERSRVPYECLKSRDDTVSVQIRGQQFSSQEISAMILQKLKLDAENYLGEPVSEAVITVPAYFTDAQRQATKDAGTIAGLEVLRIINEPTAAALAYGLDKQNEEQFILVFDLGGGTFDVSILELGNGVFEVKATCGNNHLGGDDFDNAVVRWMVDTFKTKEKIDLSTDKMAMQRLREAAEKSKIELSSMLTTSINLPFITADENGPKHLETELTRAQFEDLTKQLTQATIEPLNQALQDCEIEPKQLERVLLVGGSTRMPAIHRIIQQIFPNSQLERSINPDEAVALGAAIQGGVLGGEVEDILLLDVTPLSLGIETLGEVFTKIIERNTTIPTSKSQVFSTATDGQTSVEIHVLQGERAMAKDNRSLGKCLLAGIPPAPRGIPQIDVSFDIDVNGILKVSAQDQGTGREQTIVVSHTGGLKSNEIDRMQQDAEKYAEKDRRRVQIIELRNQADSLFYTYETTVRENRENIREELIFQSKQKKEQLEAALQNSGVSLETLKSYLDEFRQMILSIGAEVYQKISPGTSYNTFNTLGELLETELDPNQTQSLDPTMRYTSSNPLEKKETELDDLELTFSFDDDETIANDYEAVD from the coding sequence ATGGGTAAAGTCATTGGAATTGACCTAGGGACGACCAATAGTTGCGTCGCTGTCCTTGAAGGTGGGAAACCCATAGTGATTCCTAATTCAGAAGGGGGACGTACAACCCCTAGTATTGTTGGGTTTGGCAAGAATAATCAACGTCTGGTGGGTCAACTGGCTAAACGTCAGCTTGTGACTAATGCCGAAAATACGATCTATAGTATTAAAAGATTTATTGGACGACGGTGGGAAGAAACCCAAGAAGAGCGATCGCGGGTTCCTTATGAATGTCTCAAAAGTCGAGATGATACTGTCAGCGTGCAAATTCGGGGACAGCAGTTTAGTTCTCAAGAAATTTCCGCTATGATTCTACAAAAATTAAAATTAGATGCGGAGAACTATTTAGGAGAACCCGTCAGTGAAGCGGTTATTACCGTTCCGGCCTACTTTACAGATGCTCAACGTCAGGCAACCAAAGACGCAGGAACCATTGCCGGATTAGAGGTACTACGGATTATTAATGAACCGACGGCCGCTGCTTTAGCTTATGGGTTAGACAAACAAAATGAAGAACAGTTTATTCTGGTGTTTGATTTGGGAGGGGGAACCTTTGATGTCTCCATCCTGGAATTGGGTAATGGGGTCTTTGAAGTTAAAGCAACTTGTGGGAATAACCATTTAGGAGGGGATGATTTTGATAATGCGGTTGTTCGCTGGATGGTGGACACCTTTAAAACCAAAGAAAAAATTGATCTGAGTACGGATAAGATGGCCATGCAACGCCTCAGAGAAGCCGCAGAAAAGTCTAAAATTGAATTATCCTCCATGCTTACCACGTCTATTAATCTGCCCTTTATTACAGCCGATGAAAATGGCCCCAAACATCTCGAAACCGAACTAACTCGCGCTCAATTTGAAGATCTGACCAAACAGTTGACCCAAGCTACTATAGAACCACTCAATCAAGCATTACAAGATTGTGAAATTGAGCCTAAACAATTAGAACGGGTACTCTTAGTGGGGGGATCAACGCGAATGCCCGCCATTCATCGTATTATTCAACAAATATTTCCTAATAGTCAACTAGAACGCTCGATTAACCCGGATGAAGCGGTGGCCTTAGGGGCCGCTATTCAAGGAGGGGTATTAGGGGGCGAAGTAGAAGATATCTTATTACTGGATGTAACCCCCCTATCTTTAGGTATTGAAACCCTGGGAGAAGTTTTCACCAAAATTATTGAACGCAATACTACCATTCCCACCAGTAAATCTCAAGTATTTTCTACGGCCACAGATGGACAAACTTCCGTAGAAATTCATGTACTTCAGGGAGAACGGGCCATGGCCAAAGATAATCGCAGTTTGGGAAAATGTCTCTTGGCCGGTATTCCTCCTGCACCTAGGGGCATTCCTCAAATTGACGTTAGTTTTGATATTGATGTCAATGGCATTCTCAAAGTTTCGGCTCAAGATCAGGGAACCGGCCGAGAACAGACGATTGTTGTTAGTCATACTGGAGGACTTAAATCAAACGAAATTGACCGAATGCAGCAGGATGCTGAAAAATATGCGGAAAAAGATCGTCGTCGTGTTCAGATTATTGAATTGAGAAATCAAGCAGATAGTCTTTTCTATACTTACGAAACCACTGTCAGGGAAAACAGAGAAAATATTCGAGAAGAACTAATATTTCAGAGCAAACAAAAAAAAGAACAACTCGAAGCGGCCTTACAAAATTCGGGAGTCAGTCTAGAAACATTAAAATCTTATCTAGATGAGTTTCGACAAATGATTTTGAGTATTGGGGCAGAAGTTTATCAGAAAATTAGTCCAGGGACGAGTTATAATACTTTTAATACATTAGGAGAACTCCTCGAAACAGAACTTGATCCTAATCAAACTCAGTCTTTAGATCCGACAATGCGCTACACATCAAGTAATCCTCTAGAGAAGAAGGAAACAGAACTAGATGATCTTGAACTGACCTTTAGTTTTGATGATGATGAAACTATTGCTAATGATTATGAAGCCGTGGATTAA
- a CDS encoding AEC family transporter: MSVLLPAIIPVAFIIIIGFIAGRTLNLESQTLSQLTVYILAPALVADSLYRTNISIKSATGLLIGVFLIALVLYLLVWGFSRCFNLSTLTSKSLIATTLHPNNGNMGLPLINFALGAAGLERAIIYMIGSSIILFGIAPALLSGNSFKDSLKLIFKLPLIWAMLAGLLLRFYNIELPFKLGDSLQMLGQAAIPVALIILGMELANTSLSLAKYELISTFLRLLIGPLVALTIGQFLHLQGLDLQVLIIQSAMPTAVNTLVLVAEFGGDTPRVARTILVTTLLSFLTLPMILWASAQLTINH; encoded by the coding sequence ATGAGTGTACTCTTACCTGCTATTATTCCTGTTGCTTTTATTATTATCATTGGTTTTATTGCAGGGCGAACTCTCAATCTTGAGTCTCAAACTCTCTCCCAATTAACTGTTTATATTTTAGCTCCTGCTTTGGTGGCTGATAGTCTTTATCGTACCAATATCTCTATTAAAAGTGCGACGGGTTTATTAATAGGGGTTTTCTTGATCGCTCTAGTCTTATATCTTTTAGTTTGGGGGTTTAGTCGCTGCTTCAATTTGTCAACCCTAACCAGTAAAAGTCTCATCGCTACTACGCTTCATCCTAATAACGGTAATATGGGGTTGCCTTTAATCAATTTTGCTCTCGGTGCGGCAGGATTAGAACGGGCTATTATTTATATGATTGGTTCTAGTATTATTTTGTTTGGCATTGCTCCTGCTCTTTTATCTGGTAATAGTTTTAAAGATAGCTTAAAATTGATTTTTAAATTGCCTTTGATTTGGGCTATGTTAGCCGGTTTATTGTTACGTTTTTACAATATTGAATTGCCTTTTAAATTAGGAGACTCTTTACAAATGTTAGGACAAGCGGCTATTCCTGTCGCCCTAATTATTTTAGGAATGGAACTTGCTAATACCAGTTTAAGTCTGGCTAAATATGAATTAATTTCCACTTTTCTTCGTTTATTAATTGGCCCTTTAGTGGCACTTACTATTGGTCAATTTCTTCATTTACAAGGCTTAGATTTACAAGTCTTAATCATACAAAGTGCTATGCCAACAGCCGTCAATACTCTAGTATTGGTGGCAGAATTCGGCGGTGATACTCCTCGTGTCGCTCGCACCATTTTAGTGACCACTTTACTGAGTTTTTTGACCTTACCTATGATATTATGGGCCTCAGCACAATTAACCATTAACCATTAA
- a CDS encoding glycosyltransferase family 39 protein: protein MKTSIKIAIISLLWLIVINSGTLGVLDTELRLDMSHAWWTGTQEIKIPLDTPAKIRGDIRFGVIGIDGKRYIAYEQGQSMLMLPGDWVGTQLYNLFPIMEEEKWREFAVSFLIFIPLNIALVLSIYWFLKLFEFPDKISGLASLTCLLGTTILHYAQVHQQNNQVLLCVTLGYAAAFAYVQSKNYRWLFISGLVLGGSILIRITSPIHVFTVGLFLVGSLIYQTRGQELLKLVKPLIIWTIGLIPLTLVGRISDYLRYGGFFLSGKKVEKLQLATDPLWKGMPQLPANYPLINEPYVGVIGPFISPAKSIFIYDPFLLPCLLLAINYWKRLSFYLQWYLLTAGLNLLLHLFAYSKFYFWHSDHAWAARYHVTSVHLLLIPLLGIFYQDLLLSKPLKKWLMKGIIIIALLVNFSSVAMPFNLEIYQTQIGFPGSRLDFRLSQRITNIACKFNSSISNRCIANHPKDQKTLEEFNKFSFFPFVFQQEAKNNPQLDDIVWFLFLVWILALFLAIFMTFKFFWCFLN from the coding sequence ATGAAAACTTCGATTAAGATTGCTATAATTTCTTTATTGTGGCTAATTGTTATCAATTCTGGAACCCTTGGGGTACTCGATACGGAACTAAGGTTAGATATGTCCCATGCTTGGTGGACAGGGACACAAGAAATAAAAATACCTCTTGATACACCCGCAAAAATTAGAGGAGATATCCGCTTTGGAGTAATAGGAATAGATGGTAAACGTTATATTGCCTATGAACAAGGACAGTCTATGCTTATGCTTCCTGGAGATTGGGTAGGAACTCAATTATATAACTTATTTCCTATTATGGAAGAAGAAAAATGGCGAGAGTTCGCTGTTAGTTTTTTGATTTTTATTCCCCTTAATATTGCTTTAGTTTTATCAATTTATTGGTTCTTAAAATTGTTCGAGTTTCCTGACAAGATTTCAGGATTAGCTAGTCTTACTTGTCTTCTGGGAACGACGATTTTACACTATGCTCAAGTACATCAACAAAATAATCAAGTTCTGTTGTGTGTTACTCTGGGTTATGCGGCCGCTTTTGCCTATGTGCAATCGAAAAATTATCGTTGGCTTTTTATAAGTGGATTGGTATTAGGAGGTAGTATACTAATCAGAATTACCTCTCCAATTCATGTTTTTACTGTAGGTTTGTTTTTAGTAGGATCTTTAATTTATCAAACTAGAGGTCAAGAATTATTAAAATTAGTTAAACCCCTGATTATTTGGACTATTGGTTTAATTCCTTTGACTCTTGTGGGCAGAATTTCTGATTATCTTCGATATGGTGGGTTTTTTTTGAGTGGCAAAAAGGTTGAAAAACTTCAATTAGCAACCGACCCTCTCTGGAAAGGAATGCCTCAACTTCCTGCTAATTATCCTTTGATTAATGAACCTTATGTGGGTGTAATTGGCCCCTTTATTTCTCCCGCTAAAAGTATTTTTATTTATGATCCATTTCTCTTGCCTTGTTTGCTGTTAGCCATTAATTATTGGAAAAGATTATCTTTTTATCTGCAATGGTATTTGCTAACAGCAGGATTAAATTTATTACTCCATTTATTTGCTTATAGCAAATTTTACTTTTGGCATTCTGATCATGCTTGGGCCGCACGCTATCATGTCACTTCTGTTCATTTATTACTGATTCCTTTATTAGGGATATTTTATCAAGATTTATTATTATCTAAACCTCTTAAAAAATGGTTAATGAAAGGTATTATTATTATTGCTTTATTAGTCAATTTTTCTTCAGTTGCAATGCCTTTTAATTTAGAAATATACCAAACTCAAATAGGATTTCCTGGCTCTCGACTTGATTTTCGTTTATCTCAAAGAATCACTAATATAGCTTGTAAATTTAATTCATCCATCTCTAATCGATGTATTGCTAATCATCCCAAAGATCAAAAGACATTAGAAGAATTTAATAAGTTTAGCTTTTTCCCATTTGTGTTTCAACAAGAAGCTAAAAATAACCCGCAGCTAGACGACATAGTATGGTTTTTGTTTTTGGTTTGGATATTAGCTTTATTTCTAGCCATATTTATGACCTTTAAGTTTTTCTGGTGTTTCCTGAATTGA
- the grpE gene encoding nucleotide exchange factor GrpE, translated as MTNEQQQLEKTLEIQEEEQVNNAASTAEMEENLQNQIETGESSSDTTSEPQETELTPEQIITVLTEEIVSLKQKLEEQNQQFEQLKSSHIRLTAEFDNFRKRTAREKSELETQIKGRTINELLSVVDNFERARGQIKPSNDGEMEIHKSYQSVYKNLVDSLKRLGVSPMRPEGEIFDPLYHEAMLREYTDEYPEGTIIEQLVRGYFIGDQVLRHAMVKVAAPKTPETIEAAEVQNTEEENASPS; from the coding sequence ATGACCAACGAGCAACAGCAACTAGAAAAAACCCTGGAAATCCAAGAAGAGGAGCAAGTTAATAATGCTGCCTCAACAGCAGAAATGGAAGAAAATCTGCAAAATCAGATAGAGACGGGAGAATCTTCTTCAGACACGACTTCTGAACCCCAAGAGACTGAACTCACTCCTGAACAAATCATAACGGTATTAACGGAGGAGATAGTATCATTAAAACAAAAACTAGAAGAACAAAACCAACAATTTGAGCAGTTAAAAAGCAGTCATATCAGATTAACGGCTGAATTTGATAATTTTAGGAAACGTACTGCCAGAGAGAAAAGCGAACTGGAAACTCAAATTAAAGGTCGAACCATTAACGAATTATTATCAGTGGTAGATAACTTTGAACGGGCCCGGGGTCAGATTAAACCATCTAATGATGGAGAAATGGAGATTCACAAGAGTTATCAGAGCGTTTATAAGAATTTGGTAGATAGTCTCAAGCGTTTAGGGGTTTCTCCCATGCGTCCCGAAGGAGAAATCTTTGATCCCCTCTATCATGAAGCAATGTTACGGGAATATACGGACGAATACCCCGAAGGAACCATTATTGAACAATTGGTGAGGGGTTATTTTATCGGAGATCAAGTCTTACGTCATGCTATGGTCAAAGTTGCTGCACCCAAAACTCCAGAAACAATAGAAGCAGCAGAAGTTCAAAACACCGAAGAAGAAAATGCTTCACCGAGTTAG
- a CDS encoding Tab2/Atab2 family RNA-binding protein, whose protein sequence is MGTIWELDFYSRPILDENQKKLWEVVICESPLVVGRSLDTIFKYSEFCSSQTVNSLWLKQAIEKAITQAGETPQKIRFFRRQMNNMIVKACEDAGIPAAPSRRTYTLNHCLAQRMTEFYPTQPGYDIKAAQSGSVAYPPLNAIALPDAVRGDKADKWAFVSLEAEAFSEMNEWEIGFGESFPLSLADVNPQMRIPGFIIFSQRALPLAGWLSGLEIGYLKVEDKPRPILRLETGMSDSWILASFTDAQTLAEANGFETAKQKAQQVHFLAVQSSPETESFAGFWLLKEP, encoded by the coding sequence ATGGGAACAATCTGGGAACTGGATTTTTATTCGCGGCCAATTTTGGATGAAAATCAAAAAAAACTCTGGGAAGTGGTCATCTGTGAGTCCCCCTTAGTCGTAGGGCGATCGCTCGATACTATCTTCAAATATAGTGAATTTTGTTCGAGTCAGACAGTTAATTCTCTCTGGTTAAAACAAGCTATTGAAAAAGCGATCACTCAAGCAGGAGAAACCCCGCAAAAAATCCGCTTCTTCCGTCGTCAAATGAATAATATGATCGTCAAAGCTTGTGAAGATGCTGGAATTCCTGCTGCCCCTAGTCGCCGCACCTATACCTTAAACCATTGTTTAGCTCAACGGATGACCGAATTTTATCCTACTCAGCCAGGGTATGATATAAAGGCGGCTCAGTCAGGTTCAGTAGCCTATCCCCCTTTAAATGCCATTGCTCTACCGGATGCTGTGAGAGGGGATAAAGCGGATAAATGGGCTTTTGTCAGTCTCGAAGCTGAGGCTTTCTCCGAGATGAATGAGTGGGAGATAGGTTTTGGTGAGTCTTTCCCCTTATCTTTGGCAGATGTCAACCCACAAATGCGAATTCCTGGGTTTATTATTTTTTCCCAACGGGCCCTTCCCTTAGCGGGTTGGCTGTCAGGGCTAGAAATCGGCTATCTTAAAGTTGAAGATAAACCCCGGCCTATCCTTCGTCTAGAAACAGGTATGAGTGATAGTTGGATTTTAGCTAGTTTTACTGATGCACAAACTTTAGCGGAGGCCAACGGGTTTGAAACCGCTAAACAAAAGGCGCAACAGGTTCATTTTTTGGCCGTTCAATCAAGTCCTGAAACAGAGTCTTTTGCCGGGTTTTGGTTACTCAAAGAACCTTAA